Genomic DNA from uncultured Methanospirillum sp.:
TGTAGTTTTTCATCGCATAGAGATCGAATGCAGTACCTGCCGGGGCCTGAAGCACAAGCTGGGTACTGCAGTCGATCTGCAACTGATGCACGATCCCCTGTCCTGAGTACAGGAGTCCGGATTTCGTCCAGGAGACCTGAGATCCAGCTGATACTGTACTCACGGCAAGGAGAAGGACGAGAAACAGCGTAATTAAACCGCTGTATAACCTGGATGAATTCATTTTACCTCTCCTGCAGGGTGCTCACACCCTGTCATGATCGATACTATCCGGGTAGTGGGTGATAATCCTTCTCCTGTCAGAAAAAGAATTGTATGCTGAGTTTTACAAAAAGAAAAGGGGTCTTACTGGCTTTTTGAGGACTGCGGCCGGACCATCCGCTCCTCGTCTGATCGGTACATCTCAACAACCCCGCCGACGACGATAACAGCAGGTGGTCTGACACCTGCCGCAGTTGCACGCTCAGCAATGGTGGCAAGTGTTCCGATCGTCTCCCGCTGATCAGGCCTGAGTCCGCGTTCAATTACTGCGACTGGGGTCTCCGGTTCCCTTCCGAATCTGATCAATGTTTCTGCTATCGTTGGGAGGTTTTTCACGCCCATGAGGATCACGATCGTTCCACGGCTGCGTGCAAGCCACTCCCAGTCGATGGCAGACTCTTCTTTAGTAGGGTCCTCGTTCCCGGTGATCACCGTGACCTGTGATGCCCACTTCCGGTGCGTGACAGGTATCCCGACCGATGCAGGTACCGCTATTGCACTCGTCACCCCGGGAACCACCTCGACCGGGATGCCATGTTCCCTGCAGGTCTCAAGCTCTTCCCCTCCCCTGCCGAACATGAATGGATCACCGCCTTTCAGCCTGACAACTCTCTTTCCTTCTCTGGCACGCTGAATCATGAGGTCTTCTATCTCACCCTGTTTCCTGGTGTGCTTGTCCCCATACTTTCCGACGTCTATCAGTTCAGCAGTCTGTGGGAGGGAGGCAAGTACCTCATCCCCGGGGAGCTGGTCGTACAGAATTACTTCAGCCTGATCGATCACTTCACGGGCCCTGAGTGTGAGCATCCCGCACCCTCCCGGTCCGGAACCGACCAGGTATACTTTTCCTGTTGTTTCAGTCATGTGAAAGTCCCAGCCTCTCATAGGCTTCATCAATCAGATCGCGTCCGCTCTCCCTGACCTCATCACCAAACTTCTGTGCCTCTTCCGGATCGCTGATTGTTCGCTCAAGTCTGAAGATCCGATCACCTTCAAGCGAGAGGACTTCTGCGATCAGGTACCGGTTTTTACAGTAGATCCCGAGCGGAGTGTAGCAGCCCCCACCGATCTTCTCCATGACTGCCCGTTCGATCATGGTGTCAGTCCTGGTGGCCTGATCATCGATACACTCAAGGGCTCTGGTGACTGTGGGTTCATCCCTGCTCACCACTGCGATCGTCCCCTGGTTAGTGGACGGGACATGGACTGTCGGTTCAAGTCTGAATCCGGGAAGTGTGAGTGAGAGCCGCTGGAGTCCCGCCTCGGCAAGAACGATCGCGTCGTACTCTCCCTCCCTCAGTTTTCCAAGTCGTGTGTCAACATTCCCCCTGAGCGGACGAATCGATATCCCCGACCAGTGACGCTGGAGTTGGGCGGTCCGTCTGGTACTCGAGGTGCCGATGACTCTGATGGCATCTCGATCCTTCTCTGTCACGACATAATCAGCAGGAGAGTCACGCTTCAGGATCGCTGAGGTCACGATCCCGTCAGGCCGCTCTGCAGGGATGTCTTTCATCGAGTGGACTGCGAGATCGATCTCTCCTCTTTTCAGGGCATCATCAAGAGCCCTGACAAACACTCCCTGCCCGCCGATCTCATGGAGAGGTACACCGGTCTGCTCATCACCGGCAGTAGAGATAAAGACGAGTTCTGTCGTTATCCCCTCATTCTGCAGGAGGCCGGCAACCTTTTCTGCCTGCGCCCGTGCAAGCATCGAACTTCTGGTTCCGATCTTCAGATGCATGCCTTGTATGCCTGGCTGATCGCCTCTATCTCGCGGTCTGAATGTGCATTTGAGATGAAGTTGGTCTCAAACTGGGAAGGCGGGAGGAAGATACCTGCTTTGAGCATCTTCTCCCAGAACACTCTGAATACAGATGTGTCAGCCTCTTTTGCCTCCCTGTAATTCCTCGGGGACTGTGATCTGAAGTAATACTTGAACATCGACCCAAGTCTGACAAATGATCCTTCCTTCCCGGTGCAGGCCTCTTCTATTGCAGCAGTCTTCTTCTCCAGTTCAGAATACATTCCCGGATGCTCATGGATCCATTTGAGTGTTGCAATCCCTGCCGTGAGTGAGAGAGGGTTACCTGAGAAGGTCCCGGCCTGATACACCGGCCCTGCCGGGGCTATCAGGCTCATGATCTCTTTCCTGCCTCCGAATGCACCGATGGGGAGACCACCACCCAGGATCTTTCCGAGTGTGGTAAGGTCCGGCTTTATCCCAAAGTACTGCTGTGCTCCCCCGATACCAAGCCGGTACCCGGTGATCACCTCGTCAAAGATCAGCAGAACATCGTGTTCGGCTGTAACTTTTCTGACTTCAGCAAGGTACCCTGGATCTGGAAGGATAGGGCCGATGTTCCCAAGCACCGGTTCCATGATGAGGGCAGCGATGGATGATGCGTCCTTATCCAGAAGGAGAGTGAGTGACTCGATATCGTTGTATGGGATCTGTCTTGTATGCTTCACGAGGTCGGCAGGCACTCCTGCCGAATCAGGCTGACCGAGTGTTGTGCATCCTGACCCTGCCTGCACGAGGACTGCATCGTGTGCACCGTGAAATCCCCCTTCTATCTTGATG
This window encodes:
- the cobA gene encoding uroporphyrinogen-III C-methyltransferase; translation: MTETTGKVYLVGSGPGGCGMLTLRAREVIDQAEVILYDQLPGDEVLASLPQTAELIDVGKYGDKHTRKQGEIEDLMIQRAREGKRVVRLKGGDPFMFGRGGEELETCREHGIPVEVVPGVTSAIAVPASVGIPVTHRKWASQVTVITGNEDPTKEESAIDWEWLARSRGTIVILMGVKNLPTIAETLIRFGREPETPVAVIERGLRPDQRETIGTLATIAERATAAGVRPPAVIVVGGVVEMYRSDEERMVRPQSSKSQ
- the hemC gene encoding hydroxymethylbilane synthase, whose translation is MHLKIGTRSSMLARAQAEKVAGLLQNEGITTELVFISTAGDEQTGVPLHEIGGQGVFVRALDDALKRGEIDLAVHSMKDIPAERPDGIVTSAILKRDSPADYVVTEKDRDAIRVIGTSSTRRTAQLQRHWSGISIRPLRGNVDTRLGKLREGEYDAIVLAEAGLQRLSLTLPGFRLEPTVHVPSTNQGTIAVVSRDEPTVTRALECIDDQATRTDTMIERAVMEKIGGGCYTPLGIYCKNRYLIAEVLSLEGDRIFRLERTISDPEEAQKFGDEVRESGRDLIDEAYERLGLSHD
- the hemL gene encoding glutamate-1-semialdehyde 2,1-aminomutase, which produces MKSSEYYDIAKQIIPGGVSSPVRAIQPYPFYTISGHGPRITTADGAELIDCCCAYGPLILGHAHQSVREAITNQIADGWLYGTPAPAEITLAKQVIRDHPAMDMVRFVSSGSEATMAALRLARGFTGRTDIIKIEGGFHGAHDAVLVQAGSGCTTLGQPDSAGVPADLVKHTRQIPYNDIESLTLLLDKDASSIAALIMEPVLGNIGPILPDPGYLAEVRKVTAEHDVLLIFDEVITGYRLGIGGAQQYFGIKPDLTTLGKILGGGLPIGAFGGRKEIMSLIAPAGPVYQAGTFSGNPLSLTAGIATLKWIHEHPGMYSELEKKTAAIEEACTGKEGSFVRLGSMFKYYFRSQSPRNYREAKEADTSVFRVFWEKMLKAGIFLPPSQFETNFISNAHSDREIEAISQAYKACI